GCGGTTTGCGAACAATGGTCGCCGTCGGACCGATGCTAGAACCGCTGGAACTGCTGCGGCTGGCCGGAGCACCCCGATGTCCGATATTGCTCGAGGTAGCGGTGGCCAAGGGCCGTTTGGAGGGAGAACTGTTTGCCGATAGCGTGGACGTCGCCATCGTAGAGAGCGGAGAGAAAGTCTTGGGGTAGGTGCTACTGCTGCCGTTGTTCGGTCCGGAACGCAGCGGAGGAGGCACCTTACGGACAGTATTCGTCGATACAGCACTGCTCAGCGACGAGCGAGACGAACGCAGACTGGTGCGGGAATTGCTCCGCTCGACGTCTTGCGTTTGACGTGCGATCGGCCGATGTAAACTTGGGGAACCATCCACGCTGGTTGAGGACGTCGTGATACCACGTCGCATGGAGGCCGTCCGACGTGGTAGGAGATTCTTACTAACGGGGGAACTAGCAGCAGTAGGTGGACCGCGCAACGAGCGGCTTCGCTCGAGCCCGGAGCTTCCATTCTTTACCAACAGGAGGCTAGCCATGCTTGGGCTACTGTTGCGGTTTGTCTTCAGGTTTCCGGTTGAGCTGTGGGACGAGAGCTTCGTGGCGGGCGCTGGCGAGGCCGTCACGACACGTTTGCTCTTCGTATCCGAGCCATAATCATTGCAGGACGACACACTGTCCTTGCCTTGCGAAGGTGTGTCTGAGACGAGACTCTGAGTTTCCTCGAAACCCTCGTCATTGAGCTCGTGAGTCACTGCCGCACCCTTGGCGTGTTGCTGATGGATATCCTTCGTAGGGCTCCATGTGCGTTCGGGTGTTGGAGATTTTAGACTACGAATGGCCTCACGCACATCCTCCTGACTGATGCGGCTAATGGTGCGTCCGACTTTGCTGGCCCTATTCAGCACGGCTTCGGCATGCGAACGGGGTGATTCTCGACCGTTCACAGCCGCGCCCGTACCACCCGTCTTCGTGGTATCTGTCGATGACTTTAGCTTATCCTGCCAGCGCTTCAAACGCTGTTCCTGCTCGTGCTTCACGTTGTCCTTGTTGCCGGCGGACGTAATGCTGGTGGTCTTCAGCAATGGACTCTGTGCTGCACTGTCTGGCAAGGAGTCTGGTGATGGCGAGGCTGTGGTGGCCGTGGTAGTGGTAGTCTCATTGCCGCTGCCCGCCCCGGATGCTCCCAGATCGACCGGACGCTTGAAACGACGCGTGCGTCTTGCCGACGAGAACCGATCGAACTGTCCGTCGCCAAGCACCTCCGCACCGGTACTGTCGGCCGCCGATGAACCCTTGCCAGAATCGTTTGCTAGCAGCGAATGCGAATCCTTGGAATCGCTCTGGCTCTGGTGATGTAATCGTCGGCAGGCACCTCCACCGGCAGAGGAAACACCCGTACCACCAGTTCCGCCAATACCTCCCACATTACGGCGGATCGAAGGAGGTGTTTCGATATTGTCCGAATCTATCTCAATCTTGTTGTTAGTTGACTCGTCGTACACGTGATGGGCACGCCGAGTACGACGGGGTGGTGGAGCCACGGCACCAGAGGACGGAGATGACGTCGTATCTCCTCCAGCTACTCCGACCAGTTCCGAGCCGGATATTGTACTGGTCGTGCTGGACGTTATCGTCGAAGGTGTCCCGGCAGCGTTGGGTTGCTTGTCACTGCCAACTTGCTGCCGGATGTAGATGGACTGCTTGTGCTCTTCTCCGTTGGTATCTCTTGCGCCGGTACTCTTAACACCGGTGGCGGAAGTGGGCGAATTTTCCGACGATATTACCGGGGGGTTATCCGATCCACGGCGGATATAGATCTGTAGCCGATCCGATGGTGGCCGCTCGCCCAACGattgaataatgtttttaCGCTTGTCTTCCTCGAGGATTGACTGCAGATTGGAACTCGGATTAGCTCCCTCGCGGGAGCGCTGTCGACGGTAGCGCTGATTCGACAGATCGTCACTGTCCGCACTGTTTGCCGTGTTGAGGGCCGATTTGCGCCAAGGTGACTTATCCGCATCCGGTGAGGCCGCACCTGAAACACGACAATAAAGACCCACGATAGTGTGAGAATTAATAGAGAAGGAGTAAACGGTTAACACAAACCTGTCAAGGCCTCTATCGCACCAACGACATCCGTCTGCTCGAGTGACGTCGCCGAACGCCAATTTGGATAGACCCGTTTGTACGTCATCGGTCCACCGAACAGCTGCTGTTCCgacggtgatggtgatgcgGCTGACGCCTGTCCCTGCGCAGCTGGAGCCACTATTCTGGGCACGTTGGGTGGCTCGGGTGAGGTCACGGTCGGTGGTTTCTCCTCCGGTAGCGGATCCAGCTTGCTGCCACGATCGCTTTCGTTGTCGGTTTCGTAAGAGCGCCGGTTAGCGGCGACCCGTTTCAGCTTCTTCTTGTAATCGTCATTGTGTCGCTCGTCCTGCTCGTTCGCCTGCAGCCAGGATTCGATCTTCTGTCGCCATTCCCTGGAAATTCTGGATCGGTAAGAGACCGCGACCGTACGGCGACAAAAAACCACCGGGGTCCGGGTGCAAAGCGGGTCATTGCGCACGTAAGCAAATGTTGGACATGACGATATATACACGACAAACATGAACACATAGTGGGCACGAAATGGTCGTAAACACGTTCGATGGTTAGCACAGGGGAATGAAAGTGAGAAGgatagcaaacaaaagcagcaaacaCCACTGGACACCATGAGAAGGGTGGGTGAAGTTAAGGATCGTACATACCTCGGTTTGTGTTCTTCCACCGCGAGCGGCTTTGATTCGGTCAGTGGCGATGGTGAGCTGGGTCGTTCACGATCCGCACCGAACTGAACGTTCAGCAGATCAGGACGCTTCTTGCTGCCACTGCCCGAACGGGCCCGGCGGGCCCAGGATCGATCCAGACTACCATAGGCAGCGGATTTTCGCTCCCGATTACTGCTCTCGTGACCGGACGAGCGCAAAAAGTCCATGAGATTACCTTCATCTTCCTCCGAAAGCACTCGACTGCGGCGTCGCCTTAGGCTACCGTTGGGCGTAATATCCGGGGACGCACACTCATCCCGCATCAGTAGTGCATCTCCGTTACTGTTGAATGAGCCCAAACGACGGCGGGACATGGCCGGGCTGTAGCGCAGATCGTACTGCGATGCATCCAACAGTAGGCTACCCTCCGAATCCGACACCGGTGTTCCGGGTTGATTAGCTAGAAAGTGATCAGAGGGCACATGTTAGAAAGAGTTTGATTATTACTGCAGCAACAAACCACAGCTTACATTGCCTTCTCCTAAGTGTTTCTTCCCGTTGCTTCCTACGCAGCATGGCCTGTTCTTCCTGCACTCGACGCTTTTCATTGTCCTTCACAGCATGCTGGAACTTTTCGCTGAAGGTGTGGAAAATCTTGAAACATTCTTCCATCTTAAACGTGCCCATATCCTCGCAGAAGAACTCGGCCAACTGAAGGCGCATCGCTTCCAACTGCTTCAGTGCCCGCTGTAGCATTATTACGTCCTGTTCTGCTGCctaaaaaaacccgaaaacgAGTTAGTCGGCGGTGTCggacgtacgtacgtacgggAGGTGGTTTTGTTGACGCTTACGCAAAGAAATTCTTCCATCTGGAACTTGATATCTTCCTCCGTCTTCGGCAGCTCGATCTGCTTCTTGATCTTTTTGATGCGATTGTCGATCGCGTTCACTTCGTTGCTTATCTGCTCGACAGTGGTTCTGTAGGTAAATAGTGCAAACAATGTGTTAACGTCAGGGTGTTTTGCCCATCTCCATCCAATGCGGCTTGCTTACTTCGTCGCATTTTCCAGCATCGTTAGCTGACCGGGGAATTCCAACAGCGAggcatttttcttctccgctTGCAGCGCCACAAAGTGTATCAGGTTCATGCCCGGCTTATTCGCACGGATATCGGTGAGTTTCTGCAGCGACGATAACTTCACGCCCGCCGCATTACCCGCGTATCCGCCCGAGTTGAGAAAGTTACCGGCCACCACAACCATGTACAGTACCTCCTGGAGTGGTTTGTTGTTCATCAGATCTGTAGGTGTATGCAGTTTAAAGGTTGATTATGTCCGCCAAGTACTTCGTGGCAGTCACTTACCTTCACCAGCAAACAGCATAGCGTGTATGTTTGGCTCCAAGTACATCAGGTTCGCCTTAAACTCTTCCTTCAGCAACATGCTTTCGATTCGCAATTTGTAACTGCAATGAGTAGAGCAGAGCAGTCCCGGACACATAAGACACAGTGCGTAATGATCACTTCATCTTACACTACCCTAGACACTTACTTAGGCACTTGTACCAGCTGAAGCAGAAACTTCTCCGCATTGCCCAGCCTATTGTTGTCACCATCGAAGGCTCGCAGCATCTCGAGCTCGTCCACCTCGGGCAGCAGCTTGAGCAGTCCGCGGAGTTTCTCCGCCCCGATGTCCTCGTGCTCACCGTTCCGTATGAGCTGTATGATGTCCTCGTTCGTGGTACGGAACTGCTTCAGGAAGATGTTAACGTTCAGGCTCCGCTTCCCATCCAACAGGGTGATTTCGTTTTCCTTCCGTGATTTGCGTGCATCCGGTGTGTCCGTACCGTTGCTGCCATCACCGCCGGAGGCTCCCGATCGCTGACCAAGTTTCGGCGAGCCTTGCGTTTGCGTCTGCAAGCAGAACAGTCCTTCCATCTCGTCCCAGTTCAGATCGGCCATTGGGCTATCCTGGTGCGAATCGGCCACAATCGACCATATGTTCTGCTTGCCGAGCACCCTTTGTGGCGGTATCTTGTTCCAGTTGATGGTCTTCATCTTGGCGCGTGGCACTGGCGTTTCCTGTTGCGGTAGCGGTTTCACGATTACGATCTGCTCGTCCGGTGTCTTCGAACGGGCCAGTGGACCATTGGAGTTGGCCTGCACGGAGAGTAAGTTGGGTGCCGGCGGTGCCGGTGGTGCAGGTGGCGGCGGTCCACCAGCCATCGGCGGaggcggcggcggtggtgcTCGACCACCGGCAagaggtggtggaggaggcggAGGTGGAGCACACCCACTGCCGGGCGGTGGGGGTGGCGGTGGTGCCGCGGCACACTGAGGCGGTGGCGGGTTGAAGGTTGTGCTTGGCGAGGGCTGCAGCGAACTGCCGATGGAAGGTCGCCGTGCAGGGCCCCCGCTCAGATCGCCCCGGCAGTGTGGGCAGGTGAAGAACTTCTGGACGCTGGGTGCCCTCAGCAGCCGGGCAGATGCTTCCTTGTCCTCCAGCAGTGTGGCCCGGTGTACGAGCGTTTCGGCCGTATCCCAGACGATGTCACTGATCTGCTCCTTCGGGTCAATCTGCAGCAGGTGCTGGAGTATGCTTAGAAATGGCGTAGCTTGCGGTGTGCCGGCGATCTGGAATGGAAACACGGTAAGagtaaacaaaaccatccgcTGGTTGCCGCATCGATGTCGCCTTTTGTTCCAAGCGCCAGCCT
This region of Anopheles marshallii chromosome 2, idAnoMarsDA_429_01, whole genome shotgun sequence genomic DNA includes:
- the LOC128718913 gene encoding uncharacterized protein LOC128718913 — its product is MDARIGLEYIIENNDYVNKLGLALDTNNVTVKKQIFELLSTLCAFSANGYKRAIETLEHYKSIKGERYRLNLVVSELDKATAVEYQIALLAFVNCVIISAGSLKDRIRMRNEFIGLNLIPVLNNLRRTASSVPDVASQLEVYDEQQECDLSQSLQVPDGIDLNSHLDVFNAILAQIAGTPQATPFLSILQHLLQIDPKEQISDIVWDTAETLVHRATLLEDKEASARLLRAPSVQKFFTCPHCRGDLSGGPARRPSIGSSLQPSPSTTFNPPPPQCAAAPPPPPPPGSGCAPPPPPPPPLAGGRAPPPPPPPMAGGPPPPAPPAPPAPNLLSVQANSNGPLARSKTPDEQIVIVKPLPQQETPVPRAKMKTINWNKIPPQRVLGKQNIWSIVADSHQDSPMADLNWDEMEGLFCLQTQTQGSPKLGQRSGASGGDGSNGTDTPDARKSRKENEITLLDGKRSLNVNIFLKQFRTTNEDIIQLIRNGEHEDIGAEKLRGLLKLLPEVDELEMLRAFDGDNNRLGNAEKFLLQLVQVPNYKLRIESMLLKEEFKANLMYLEPNIHAMLFAGEDLMNNKPLQEVLYMVVVAGNFLNSGGYAGNAAGVKLSSLQKLTDIRANKPGMNLIHFVALQAEKKNASLLEFPGQLTMLENATKTTVEQISNEVNAIDNRIKKIKKQIELPKTEEDIKFQMEEFLCAAEQDVIMLQRALKQLEAMRLQLAEFFCEDMGTFKMEECFKIFHTFSEKFQHAVKDNEKRRVQEEQAMLRRKQREETLRRRQSNQPGTPVSDSEGSLLLDASQYDLRYSPAMSRRRLGSFNSNGDALLMRDECASPDITPNGSLRRRRSRVLSEEDEGNLMDFLRSSGHESSNRERKSAAYGSLDRSWARRARSGSGSKKRPDLLNVQFGADRERPSSPSPLTESKPLAVEEHKPRISREWRQKIESWLQANEQDERHNDDYKKKLKRVAANRRSYETDNESDRGSKLDPLPEEKPPTVTSPEPPNVPRIVAPAAQGQASAASPSPSEQQLFGGPMTYKRVYPNWRSATSLEQTDVVGAIEALTGAASPDADKSPWRKSALNTANSADSDDLSNQRYRRQRSREGANPSSNLQSILEEDKRKNIIQSLGERPPSDRLQIYIRRGSDNPPVISSENSPTSATGVKSTGARDTNGEEHKQSIYIRQQVGSDKQPNAAGTPSTITSSTTSTISGSELVGVAGGDTTSSPSSGAVAPPPRRTRRAHHVYDESTNNKIEIDSDNIETPPSIRRNVGGIGGTGGTGVSSAGGGACRRLHHQSQSDSKDSHSLLANDSGKGSSAADSTGAEVLGDGQFDRFSSARRTRRFKRPVDLGASGAGSGNETTTTTATTASPSPDSLPDSAAQSPLLKTTSITSAGNKDNVKHEQEQRLKRWQDKLKSSTDTTKTGGTGAAVNGRESPRSHAEAVLNRASKVGRTISRISQEDVREAIRSLKSPTPERTWSPTKDIHQQHAKGAAVTHELNDEGFEETQSLVSDTPSQGKDSVSSCNDYGSDTKSKRVVTASPAPATKLSSHSSTGNLKTNRNSSPSMASLLLVKNGSSGLERSRSLRGPPTAASSPVSKNLLPRRTASMRRGITTSSTSVDGSPSLHRPIARQTQDVERSNSRTSLRSSRSSLSSAVSTNTVRKVPPPLRSGPNNGSSSTYPKTFSPLSTMATSTLSANSSPSKRPLATATSSNIGHRGAPASRSSSSGSSIGPTATIVRKPPAKSATKENQLHSSSGGRLPPGSKSTSSGSLAGSGTGGGVSPTPASGRQSVAAQQAAVTTRRTSGFMRPTTSSATKVKGK